In the genome of candidate division KSB1 bacterium, one region contains:
- a CDS encoding MgtC/SapB family protein produces MSIEFMDAVKLLLAILSGALIGAEREYRDKTAGFRTLIFICVGATLFTMFSLKIGGENDPRIAANIVSGIGFLGAGVILREKGRVLGLTTAAMIWLTAAVGMGIGSGYFLLSGLTVIFVLIILLVFPRFERMIDLARETRSYEIVCALRSEKATDLQQLFQRNKLTVRSFKQEKSGDKMTCTVVVVGSPRNHEQARQKLLQDPEVQSFTF; encoded by the coding sequence ATGAGCATCGAATTCATGGATGCAGTCAAATTGCTATTAGCCATTCTATCTGGCGCGCTCATCGGGGCGGAGCGGGAGTATCGCGATAAAACCGCTGGGTTTCGAACGCTGATTTTCATTTGCGTCGGTGCTACGCTATTCACCATGTTCTCTTTGAAAATTGGTGGGGAAAATGATCCTCGGATCGCTGCCAACATCGTGAGTGGCATCGGATTTTTGGGAGCTGGCGTGATCCTGCGAGAGAAAGGTCGCGTCCTTGGTCTGACAACAGCAGCGATGATCTGGCTTACAGCCGCCGTCGGAATGGGCATTGGCAGCGGATATTTCTTGCTTTCCGGTTTGACTGTCATTTTTGTGCTTATCATTCTTTTGGTGTTTCCACGGTTCGAACGCATGATCGATTTGGCCCGCGAAACACGCTCATATGAGATCGTTTGTGCTTTGAGATCTGAAAAAGCCACCGACCTGCAACAACTATTTCAGCGCAACAAGCTAACCGTTCGCAGCTTCAAGCAGGAGAAATCCGGGGATAAAATGACCTGCACGGTGGTGGTTGTCGGTTCGCCTCGCAATCATGAACAAGCTCGTCAGAAACTTTTACAAGATCCAGAAGTGCAATCGTTCACTTTTTGA